The Musa acuminata AAA Group cultivar baxijiao chromosome BXJ1-3, Cavendish_Baxijiao_AAA, whole genome shotgun sequence genome window below encodes:
- the LOC103979439 gene encoding membrane-anchored ubiquitin-fold protein 3, which yields MPEEDLVELRFRLYDGSDIGPICYSSSSTVAMLKERIISEWPRDKKIIPKLANDVKLISAGKILDNSKTISQCRPSFGELPGGVITMHVVVQPSSAKSKTEKNVDELPKKACSCSIL from the exons ATGCCAGAGGAGGATCTGGTGGAGCTGAGATTTCGGCTCTATGATGGATCCGACATCGGTCCCATCTGCTACTCTTCGTCTTCCACGGTTGCTATGCTCAAAGAGAGGATAATATCTGAATGGCCAAGAG ATAAGAAGATTATCCCAAAATTGGCTAATGATGTCAAACTGATAAGTGCGGGAAAAATATTGGATAACAGCAAAACAATCTCTCAGTGCAGACCAAGTTTTGGTGAACTCCCTGGAGGGGTTATCACTATGCATGTTGTTGTGCAGCCGTCGTCTGCTAAATCTAAAACAG agAAGAACGTCGACGAGTTGCCAAAGAAAGCCTGTTCCTGTTCCATATTGTAG
- the LOC103979438 gene encoding uncharacterized protein LOC103979438: MARLLNLLLALLLCTSSGGLAEPCSSSDIAVRQTRTGGTVEGKPEYEVLVTNTCECSQSRVLLRCYGLSSVEPVNRRAIRPVDEERCIVGGGRPLTRGAPIRFKYAWMTPQDFPVISTQIHCQ; this comes from the exons ATGGCAAGACTTCTCAACCTCTTATTGGCACTTCTTCTTTGCACCAGCAGTGGGG GTCTCGCAGAGCCATGCAGTTCATCTGACATCGCCGTGCGTCAGACGAGGACAGGAGGCACCGTGGAAGGGAAGCCGGAGTACGAGGTGTTGGTGACCAACACCTGCGAGTGCTCGCAGTCGCGGGTGCTCCTGCGGTGCTACGGCCTCAGCAGCGTCGAGCCGGTCAACCGCCGCGCCATCAGGCCGGTGGACGAGGAGCGGTGCATCGTCGGCGGTGGCCGACCGTTAACGAGGGGCGCTCCGATCAGGTTCAAGTACGCCTGGATGACTCCCCAGGACTTTCCTGTCATCAGCACTCAGATCCACTGCCAGTGA
- the LOC103979437 gene encoding UDP-glucose 6-dehydrogenase 4-like, which produces MVKICCVGAGYVGGPTMAVIALKCPAVEVVVVDISVARITAWNSEQLPIYEPGLDDVVKQCRGRNLFFSTDIEKHIARADIIFVSVNTPTKTRGLGAGKAADLTYWENAARMIADVAKADKIVVEKSTVPVKTAEAIEKILIHNSRGVNFQILSNPEFLAEGTAIKDLFNPDRVLIGGRETPEGKKAVQALKQVYANWVPEDRIITTNLWSAELSKLAANAFLAQRISSVNAISALCEATGADVAEVAYAIGKDTRVGPRFLSASVGFGGSCFQKDILNLVYICECHGLPEVANYWKDVIKINDYQKSRFVNRVVSSMFNTVSEKKIAVLGFAFKKDTGDTRETPAIDVCKGLLGDKAKVCIYDPQVTEEQIQRDLALNKFDWDHPVHLQPMSATEVKPVAVTRDAYEATKGAHGVCILTEWDEFKKLDYVRIYESMQKPAFMFDGRNVVDPQKMREIGFIVYSIGKPLDSWLVDRPAVV; this is translated from the coding sequence ATGGTGAAGATCTGCTGCGTCGGAGCGGGCTACGTCGGCGGCCCCACCATGGCAGTCATCGCCCTGAAGTGCCCGGCCGTCGAGGTGGTGGTCGTCGACATCTCCGTCGCCCGCATCACCGCGTGGAACAGCGAGCAGCTCCCCATCTACGAGCCCGGCCTCGACGACGTGGTGAAGCAGTGCCGGGGGCGGAACCTGTTCTTCAGTACCGACATCGAGAAGCACATCGCCCGGGCGGACATCATCTTCGTCTCCGTCAACACGCCGACGAAGACCCGCGGCCTCGGCGCCGGCAAGGCCGCCGACCTCACCTACTGGGAGAACGCGGCCCGCATGATCGCCGACGTCGCCAAGGCCGACAAGATCGTGGTCGAGAAGTCCACCGTCCCCGTCAAGACCGCTGAGGCGATCGAGAAGATCTTGATCCACAACAGCCGGGGCGTCAACTTCCAGATCCTGTCCAACCCGGAGTTCCTCGCGGAGGGCACGGCCATCAAGGACCTGTTCAACCCCGACCGGGTACTCATCGGCGGCCGGGAGACCCCCGAGGGGAAGAAGGCGGTGCAGGCGCTGAAGCAGGTCTACGCCAACTGGGTTCCCGAGGACAGGATCATCACCACCAACCTGTGGTCCGCGGAGCTCTCCAAGCTCGCCGCCAACGCGTTCCTGGCGCAGAGGATCTCGTCGGTGAACGCGATCTCGGCGCTCTGCGAGGCCACCGGGGCGGACGTGGCCGAGGTGGCCTACGCCATCGGGAAGGACACCAGGGTCGGGCCCAGGTTCTTGAGCGCCAGCGTCGGGTTCGGCGGCTCCTGCTTCCAGAAGGACATCCTCAACCTCGTGTACATCTGCGAGTGTCATGGCCTCCCGGAGGTGGCCAACTACTGGAAGGACGTGATCAAGATCAACGACTACCAAAAGAGCCGCTTCGTCAACCGGGTCGTCTCCTCCATGTTCAACACCGTGTCGGAGAAGAAGATCGCGGTGCTGGGGTTCGCCTTCAAGAAGGACACGGGCGACACCAGGGAGACGCCCGCCATCGACGTCTGCAAGGGGCTGCTGGGCGACAAGGCCAAGGTCTGCATCTACGACCCGCAAGTGACGGAGGAGCAGATCCAGCGCGACCTGGCGCTCAACAAGTTCGACTGGGACCACCCCGTCCACCTCCAGCCGATGAGCGCCACGGAGGTGAAGCCGGTGGCGGTCACCAGGGACGCTTACGAGGCCACCAAGGGGGCGCACGGCGTCTGCATCCTCACCGAGTGGGACGAGTTCAAGAAGCTAGACTACGTCAGGATCTACGAGAGCATGCAGAAGCCGGCGTTCATGTTCGACGGACGCAACGTGGTGGATCCACAGAAGATGAGGGAGATCGGCTTCATCGTCTACTCCATCGGCAAGCCGCTGGATTCATGGCTCGTTGACAGACCTGCCGTAGTCTAA